The proteins below come from a single Plasmodium sp. gorilla clade G2 genome assembly, chromosome: 13 genomic window:
- a CDS encoding membrane associated histidine-rich protein → MAEQVPVQPESVPTVGAAPHPDMPQEGMEVPFGFFDKNTLKKLMFIFMRDVDNYARNWFTNFMHAQTEDDEDDHDGKHGYMLHHKKTWFEQFKASLSEALDGKNSVFLLLFLFFGFVFCLLYHAFLYHSIKSEHKAKKLHLEQEENDDDYHHHHHHGPPFYPFFEPDFSHDHEHEHAHEHAHEHGHDHGHDHGHDHGHEHGAHECTCKNKGNKKPGELCDCQKAKLEQQKSEK, encoded by the exons ATGGCAGAGCAAGTACCAGTTCAACCAGAAAGTGTTCCTACAGTTGGAGCAGCTCCTCATCCAGATATGCCTCAAGAAGGTATGGAAGTTCCATTTGgattttttgataaaaatacTTTAAAGAAGTtgatgtttatatttatgaggGATGTTGATAACTATGCAAGAAATTGGTTTACTAATTTTATGCATGCACAAACAGAAGATGATGAGGATGATCATGATGGAAAACATGGATATATGTTACATCATAAGAAAACATGGTTTGAACAATTTAAGGCTTCCCTTTCTGAAGCATTAGATGGAAAGAATAGTGTATtcttattgttatttttgttttttggaTTTGTATTTTGCCTTTTATATCATGCCTTCTTATATCATTCA aTCAAGAGTGAACATAAAGCCAAGAAGTTACATTTAGAACAAGAAGAGAATGATGAcgattatcatcatcatcaccACCATGGACCCCCTTTCTACCCATTTTTTGAACCAGATTTTTCTCACGATCACGAGCATGAACACGCACATGAACACGCACATGAACATGGACACGATCACGGACATGATCATGGACATGATCACGGACATGAACATGGAGCACATGAATGTACATGCAAAAATAAGGGGAATAAAAAACCAGGAGAATTATGTGATTGCCAAAAAGCAAAATTAGAACAACAAAAATCAGAGAAATAA